One window from the genome of Syntrophorhabdaceae bacterium encodes:
- the rmuC gene encoding DNA recombination protein RmuC — translation MVSYLAVIIAFVIGVALGGTVFSLLAFSRSRARQAELEARAGSAEAVVNELRQQYQQGRDESMRLQGELDLERQAKVQALTRCETLDLRLKEEMERFEAIRKELSETFKALSLDALASNTNEFRKYADDFMKLAEEKLKSQTAEGKKELEGKKDLIDRNIDSIGKTLTEVQRRVEEVGRVSGEKITEVTTLIKKHEEVTTKLKDTTEHLGRALASSKKRGEWGERMAEDVIHLVGMVEGINYVKQTTLENGPGRPDFTFFLPNDLRVNMDVKFPLDNFTHYLDAETDHDRKRYREELLKNTKVMIKQVTTREYINPADNTVDYVIIFIPNEQVYSFIQESDMTIMDEALRQKVILCSPFTLYAVLAVIRQTIENVNLERTASEILRLLAEFSKQWKLYKEKFKVMGDRIDAAKKEYDILATTRTNMLERPLRKIDDLSTADALELEAGGLAQDES, via the coding sequence ATGGTGAGCTACCTTGCGGTGATTATCGCCTTTGTTATCGGAGTGGCGCTGGGTGGGACCGTCTTCTCTCTCCTTGCGTTTTCCCGTTCGCGCGCCCGGCAGGCAGAGCTTGAGGCGAGAGCCGGATCCGCCGAGGCGGTCGTAAACGAACTGAGGCAGCAATACCAGCAGGGCAGGGACGAATCGATGCGTCTCCAGGGTGAGCTCGATCTGGAAAGACAGGCCAAAGTGCAGGCGTTGACGAGATGCGAAACCTTGGACCTGCGTCTCAAGGAAGAGATGGAGCGTTTCGAGGCCATCAGGAAGGAGCTTTCCGAGACCTTCAAGGCCTTATCCCTCGACGCCCTTGCGTCCAATACGAACGAATTCAGGAAATACGCCGATGATTTCATGAAGCTTGCCGAGGAGAAGCTCAAGTCCCAGACCGCTGAAGGCAAAAAGGAGCTTGAAGGCAAGAAGGACCTCATCGACAGGAATATCGATTCCATCGGCAAGACCTTGACAGAAGTCCAGCGGCGCGTCGAAGAGGTGGGGAGGGTGAGCGGCGAGAAGATCACCGAGGTGACCACCCTGATCAAGAAGCATGAAGAGGTGACGACGAAGCTCAAGGACACCACGGAACACCTTGGGCGCGCCCTCGCCAGTTCAAAGAAACGCGGCGAGTGGGGTGAGCGGATGGCCGAGGATGTCATACATCTCGTGGGGATGGTGGAAGGGATCAACTACGTCAAGCAGACGACCCTGGAGAATGGTCCGGGAAGGCCTGATTTCACCTTCTTTCTCCCCAATGATCTCAGGGTCAACATGGACGTAAAGTTCCCTCTCGATAATTTCACCCACTATCTCGATGCCGAGACCGACCATGACAGGAAGAGATACCGCGAGGAACTGCTCAAGAACACAAAGGTCATGATAAAACAGGTGACGACCCGCGAGTATATCAATCCCGCGGACAATACCGTGGATTACGTCATCATCTTCATTCCCAACGAGCAGGTGTACAGTTTCATCCAGGAATCGGACATGACGATCATGGACGAGGCCTTGAGACAGAAGGTCATCCTCTGTTCGCCATTCACCCTCTATGCGGTTCTCGCCGTGATCCGCCAGACCATCGAGAATGTCAACCTGGAACGGACGGCGTCGGAGATACTCAGGCTCCTTGCCGAGTTCTCGAAGCAGTGGAAGCTGTACAAGGAAAAGTTCAAAGTCATGGGTGACCGTATTGACGCGGCCAAGAAGGAATACGACATTCTCGCGACGACACGGACCAATATGCTCGAAAGACCGCTCAGAAAGATCGATGACCTCAGCACGGCCGATGCCCTCGAACTCGAGGCGGGAGGCCTTGCGCAGGATGAAAGTTAG
- a CDS encoding ATP-binding protein has product MIEASIEDSLREFPVVGLVGPRQAGKTTLAKMILEKMKTRSLYLDLELSSDVNKLRDPEMYLRTYEDRLVIIDEIQRMPELFPLIRALVDQKRSAGRFLVLGSASPALVRQASETLAGRIVYRELLPFCLDEIGQKNSDRLWLRGGYPLSYLAAGIDESYSWREAFIRTYLEMDIPQLGIRVPASQLRRFWTMLAHSHGQLWNASKIAGSLGISAPTAKHYLDILSDTFVVRQLQPFFVNVKKRLIKSPKVYIRDPGLFHALMRIKERDDLDAHPCAGASWEGFVIEQIIAIKPDDWEAYFYRTSAGAEIDLLLLDGKGRPTAIEIKYSLSPKPGRGFWSATDDLACEKAFVIFPGDESYPLKRNVFTLPVTQMNRIFH; this is encoded by the coding sequence ATGATAGAGGCCTCAATCGAGGATTCCCTGAGGGAATTTCCTGTCGTGGGTCTTGTCGGCCCCCGACAGGCCGGAAAAACCACCCTAGCCAAAATGATCCTCGAAAAGATGAAAACAAGGTCCCTTTACCTTGACCTGGAACTCTCCTCCGACGTCAACAAGCTCCGCGATCCCGAGATGTACCTGCGAACATACGAAGACCGGCTGGTCATCATTGACGAGATCCAGCGCATGCCGGAACTCTTCCCGCTCATACGGGCGCTCGTGGATCAAAAGAGAAGCGCCGGCCGCTTCCTCGTCCTTGGCTCCGCATCACCCGCCCTTGTAAGGCAGGCATCGGAGACACTCGCAGGACGGATCGTATATCGGGAGCTGCTGCCTTTCTGCCTCGATGAGATCGGTCAGAAGAATAGCGACCGACTGTGGCTTCGCGGGGGCTATCCCTTAAGCTATCTTGCCGCCGGCATTGACGAAAGCTATTCGTGGCGGGAGGCCTTCATCAGGACCTATCTGGAAATGGACATACCCCAGCTTGGAATACGGGTGCCGGCATCGCAGCTCAGACGATTCTGGACCATGCTGGCGCATAGCCACGGACAATTGTGGAATGCGTCAAAGATCGCGGGAAGTCTGGGAATCTCGGCTCCCACCGCAAAGCACTATCTTGACATCCTTTCAGATACCTTTGTCGTACGGCAACTCCAGCCTTTTTTCGTGAACGTCAAGAAACGGCTGATAAAGTCTCCGAAAGTATACATACGTGATCCCGGTCTGTTTCACGCGCTGATGCGCATCAAGGAAAGAGACGACCTTGACGCTCACCCTTGTGCCGGAGCGTCCTGGGAGGGATTCGTTATTGAACAGATCATTGCAATAAAGCCAGACGACTGGGAGGCTTATTTCTACCGGACCTCTGCAGGGGCAGAGATAGACCTGCTGCTGCTTGACGGTAAGGGCAGGCCCACCGCTATCGAGATCAAATACTCATTGAGCCCGAAACCCGGCAGGGGTTTCTGGAGCGCAACCGACGATCTCGCCTGCGAAAAGGCCTTCGTGATATTCCCCGGGGACGAATCATATCCATTAAAGAGGAATGTCTTCACCCTTCCCGTCACGCAGATGAACAGAATATTTCACTGA
- a CDS encoding ATP-binding protein: MKRSLFLKIFGGYLILTVALSGLIVLISSYLIRDYQIERTAQELKDIAIVIGTRTMEMPSGTGSASTDRFVKEMGKRINTRITLVAPDGKVIADSEEDPGRMENHRTRIEIAQAFEGGTGRFLRVSETLGQEMLYIAVPVQREGKTMYVLRVSKFLKDIKTVSRELNTKILLITVVVLVAALIGAFIFARTIYRPIGELSAAIRRVASHDFSTRVLLREQDELKEVADSFNDMTDEMQDLFSDLTAQKEELNSIISSLQEGLLVLDREEQVLLINDSLKTLMGPDVEIGRPYWEVIREPALNELVNRVHVEKTNHIGEITINGAVFLCSATFLGSKEEMVLVFHDITEIRKLEKVKSDFVLNVSHELRTPLTSIKGFVETMEMEGSLSDEQRHYLMIVKRNTARLINVVSDLLALSRLEEKNPVLELEPLDMPELVEGVLKIFEEQIRAKGFFVEVRAAEELLPVMGDAFKLEQVFVNLFDNAIKYTDAGGITVEMETRDNTVVISVADTGQGIPSEHIDRIFERFYVVDKSRSKKLGGTGLGLSIVKHIILLHNGKITVQSSPGKGTRFVITLPARDRLSVNA, encoded by the coding sequence ATGAAACGCTCCCTCTTTCTCAAGATATTCGGCGGGTATCTGATCCTCACCGTCGCCCTTTCCGGTCTTATCGTTCTCATCTCGTCATATCTCATACGCGATTACCAGATAGAGAGGACCGCGCAGGAGTTAAAGGACATCGCGATCGTTATCGGGACGCGAACGATGGAGATGCCTTCGGGAACCGGCAGCGCTTCGACCGATCGCTTCGTGAAGGAGATGGGGAAGAGGATCAACACGCGGATCACCCTCGTTGCCCCTGACGGCAAGGTCATTGCCGACTCCGAGGAAGATCCGGGCAGGATGGAAAACCATCGTACGAGAATTGAGATCGCCCAGGCATTTGAAGGCGGCACAGGCAGGTTTCTGCGCGTGAGCGAGACCCTTGGCCAGGAGATGCTCTATATCGCCGTTCCCGTTCAGCGGGAGGGAAAGACCATGTATGTTCTGCGGGTCAGCAAGTTCCTCAAGGACATAAAGACGGTTTCCCGGGAGCTGAACACGAAGATACTATTGATAACCGTCGTTGTCCTTGTCGCGGCCCTGATCGGGGCATTCATCTTCGCGCGGACGATTTACCGGCCCATCGGGGAACTGAGCGCCGCCATAAGGCGAGTGGCCAGCCATGATTTTAGCACACGGGTACTACTCAGGGAACAGGACGAACTCAAAGAGGTCGCCGACAGCTTCAACGATATGACCGACGAAATGCAGGACCTTTTCTCCGACCTTACCGCTCAGAAAGAAGAGCTGAACAGCATAATTTCGTCTTTGCAGGAGGGGCTCCTCGTCCTTGACAGGGAGGAGCAGGTGCTCCTTATCAACGACAGCCTGAAAACCCTGATGGGCCCTGATGTGGAGATTGGGAGGCCTTACTGGGAGGTGATTCGGGAGCCCGCGCTGAATGAACTGGTGAACAGGGTCCATGTTGAGAAGACCAACCACATCGGGGAGATAACGATCAACGGTGCGGTCTTTCTGTGCAGCGCCACCTTCCTCGGCTCCAAAGAGGAGATGGTTCTTGTCTTTCATGACATCACCGAGATCCGCAAGCTTGAGAAGGTAAAAAGTGATTTCGTCCTCAATGTGTCCCACGAATTGCGAACACCTCTCACGTCCATCAAGGGGTTTGTGGAAACCATGGAGATGGAGGGATCACTTTCCGACGAACAGAGGCATTACCTCATGATCGTCAAGCGAAATACGGCCCGGCTCATCAACGTTGTGAGCGATCTTCTCGCACTTTCCAGATTGGAAGAAAAAAACCCTGTCCTGGAACTCGAACCGTTGGACATGCCCGAACTCGTTGAGGGGGTGCTCAAGATCTTCGAAGAGCAGATACGCGCAAAGGGTTTTTTCGTGGAGGTCAGGGCAGCCGAGGAATTGCTGCCGGTCATGGGAGATGCATTCAAACTCGAGCAGGTCTTTGTAAATCTCTTCGACAATGCGATCAAGTACACTGACGCAGGCGGAATTACCGTCGAGATGGAAACCCGCGACAACACTGTGGTGATCTCCGTTGCCGACACCGGTCAGGGTATTCCTTCGGAACACATCGACCGCATTTTCGAGAGGTTCTACGTTGTCGACAAATCGAGATCCAAGAAGCTCGGCGGCACGGGCCTCGGCCTTTCCATCGTCAAGCACATCATCCTTCTCCACAATGGAAAGATCACCGTGCAAAGCAGTCCAGGAAAGGGCACGAGATTTGTCATCACCCTGCCCGCCCGCGATCGGCTCTCCGTGAATGCCTGA
- the pstA gene encoding phosphate ABC transporter permease PstA translates to MTDNHLGARLVKDRVFKGMICLLAFLSLLPLFLILYYITKKGIMVINWDFLFSLPRPIGEAGGGIVNAIVGTLMLIVLSCVISIPCGIAAGIYLAENRTGKLGNTIRLCVIVLQGMPSIVIGIIAYMWIVAPLKTFSALSGGVALSIMMLPVIVKTTEETLKLVPYHLKEASLALGVPYYRTILKVILPSGISGILTGILLSVARITGETAPLLFTAFGNQFMNINIFKPIDSLPYRIFYYAMSPYPEWHSFAWGASFILVVLTLALNLIARGISAKWKTQF, encoded by the coding sequence ATGACGGATAACCATCTCGGCGCCCGTCTCGTTAAAGACAGGGTCTTCAAAGGGATGATCTGCCTCCTTGCCTTCTTGTCCCTTCTTCCCCTCTTTCTTATTCTTTATTACATAACGAAGAAGGGGATAATGGTGATCAACTGGGATTTTCTCTTCAGCCTCCCGAGGCCCATCGGGGAGGCGGGGGGAGGCATTGTCAACGCCATCGTGGGGACGCTGATGCTCATCGTCCTGTCCTGTGTCATCTCCATACCCTGCGGGATAGCGGCCGGCATCTATCTGGCGGAGAACAGGACGGGCAAGCTGGGGAACACCATACGCCTTTGCGTCATCGTCCTCCAGGGGATGCCTTCCATCGTCATAGGCATCATAGCTTACATGTGGATCGTCGCGCCGCTGAAGACGTTTTCGGCGCTTTCCGGCGGCGTCGCCCTTTCCATCATGATGCTTCCCGTCATCGTCAAGACGACAGAGGAGACGTTGAAACTCGTTCCCTATCACCTGAAGGAGGCCTCGCTCGCCCTCGGTGTACCCTATTACAGGACGATCCTCAAGGTGATACTCCCTTCGGGGATAAGCGGCATACTGACGGGCATACTTCTGAGCGTGGCGAGGATCACGGGGGAGACGGCGCCGCTTCTTTTCACGGCATTCGGCAACCAGTTCATGAACATCAACATCTTCAAACCGATAGATTCACTTCCGTATCGAATATTTTATTACGCCATGAGTCCGTATCCCGAGTGGCATTCTTTCGCCTGGGGAGCCTCGTTCATTCTTGTTGTTCTGACGCTTGCCCTGAACCTTATCGCAAGGGGGATCTCCGCTAAATGGAAGACACAGTTCTAA
- the phoU gene encoding phosphate signaling complex protein PhoU, with translation MLQDRIKALKKELVESATLVENMITKSIDGLLGRDEGLLREVISVMEPATNDLEIRIDDLCTTTIAQYQPKARELRVVLMVFKMNSDLERMGDHVANIADSGLFLMSHSPVKPLVDIPRLARETIESLNDSIKAFLDEDAVLAQTVCERDYIIDALQNQIFRELVTFMSSDPTTIERSLHLIRISNNLERIADLSTNICEDVIFMVEGRVIKHHLEERI, from the coding sequence ATGCTTCAAGACAGGATAAAGGCTCTCAAGAAAGAACTTGTCGAATCGGCGACGCTCGTCGAAAACATGATAACGAAAAGCATAGACGGGCTCCTCGGAAGGGATGAGGGTCTCCTTCGCGAGGTCATAAGCGTCATGGAGCCGGCGACCAACGATCTCGAGATAAGGATCGACGACCTCTGTACCACCACCATAGCCCAGTACCAGCCAAAGGCACGGGAATTGAGGGTGGTCCTCATGGTCTTCAAGATGAACAGCGACCTGGAACGCATGGGGGATCACGTGGCGAATATAGCCGACAGCGGGCTGTTCCTCATGTCCCACTCTCCGGTGAAACCTCTCGTCGACATCCCGAGGCTTGCCCGGGAAACAATAGAAAGCCTCAACGACAGCATCAAGGCCTTCCTCGATGAAGACGCGGTCCTCGCCCAGACTGTCTGTGAGCGGGACTACATCATCGACGCCCTGCAGAACCAGATCTTTCGCGAACTCGTGACCTTCATGTCATCGGACCCGACGACGATCGAGAGGTCCCTGCATCTCATAAGGATATCGAACAATCTCGAACGCATTGCCGATCTTTCGACGAACATCTGCGAGGACGTGATCTTCATGGTCGAAGGACGGGTCATCAAACACCATCTCGAAGAAAGAATCTAA
- the pstC gene encoding phosphate ABC transporter permease subunit PstC, translating into METQEKTAPGSTDRSEKRFNVILALSGVLIVLLLVGIFATLFVTALPSVKEFGFFFFIGRVWDATTETFGALPFLAGTLLTSFLALLISVPFSIAISILLGEYFKAGALSTFLRSAVEVLAGIPSVIYGLWGLFFLMPAVRFIELKIGVAPHGVGILTSSLILAIMIIPFSASIGREVITLVPGDLKEAAYSLGATRFEVIKSIVIPYARSGIIAGILLALGRAIGETMAVTMLIGNSNFLPTSIFSPANTMASVIANEFAEATGITAASLIYVALVLFLVTMIVNIIGTYVIQKISIEASREVS; encoded by the coding sequence ATGGAAACCCAGGAAAAAACAGCACCGGGAAGCACCGACCGTTCGGAAAAAAGGTTCAATGTCATTCTGGCGCTGAGCGGGGTCCTGATCGTGCTTCTTCTTGTTGGGATCTTCGCCACCCTCTTCGTAACGGCGCTCCCGTCGGTAAAGGAGTTCGGGTTTTTCTTTTTCATCGGGAGGGTGTGGGACGCCACGACGGAAACCTTCGGCGCCCTCCCCTTCCTGGCGGGGACCCTTCTCACCTCATTTCTGGCGCTCCTGATCTCGGTGCCTTTTTCGATAGCCATTTCCATTCTTCTCGGTGAATATTTCAAGGCAGGGGCCCTCTCGACGTTTCTTCGCAGTGCCGTCGAGGTCCTTGCGGGCATCCCTTCCGTCATCTATGGGCTCTGGGGCCTTTTCTTTCTTATGCCCGCGGTACGGTTCATAGAATTGAAGATAGGCGTTGCCCCCCATGGTGTCGGGATACTCACTTCCTCGCTCATCCTCGCGATCATGATCATTCCTTTTTCCGCATCCATCGGCAGGGAGGTGATCACGCTGGTGCCCGGCGATCTGAAGGAGGCGGCATACTCTCTGGGAGCTACGCGCTTCGAGGTCATAAAGAGCATCGTCATCCCTTACGCGCGCTCCGGCATCATAGCGGGGATTCTCCTCGCGCTGGGGCGGGCGATCGGTGAGACGATGGCCGTCACGATGCTCATCGGCAACAGCAATTTCCTTCCGACGAGCATATTCAGCCCCGCCAACACCATGGCAAGCGTCATCGCCAATGAATTCGCCGAGGCCACGGGGATCACGGCGGCATCGCTCATCTATGTCGCCCTCGTCCTCTTCCTGGTCACCATGATCGTGAACATCATCGGGACGTACGTGATCCAGAAGATCAGCATAGAAGCCTCCCGGGAGGTTTCATGA
- the pstB gene encoding phosphate ABC transporter ATP-binding protein PstB: protein MEDTVLKVDKFSAYFGDNKVLKDVDLSVSRNIVAALMGPSGCGKTTLIRCVNRMHELIPGATVSGTMTLVNDDIYAMQPIILRRKVGMVFQKPNPFPTMSIYENVIAGYKLNGIRMPRGEFDAIVEQSLKRAALWTEVKDTLHRKGTFLSGGQQQRLCIARALAMNPEILLLDEPTSALDPRSTSQIEELFVELKRNVTMLLVTHNIAQAARVSDLTAFIYLGELVEFGPTEKMFTVPKDKRTEEYLTGKFG, encoded by the coding sequence ATGGAAGACACAGTTCTAAAGGTAGATAAGTTCAGCGCCTATTTCGGTGATAACAAAGTACTCAAGGACGTGGATCTCTCCGTCTCCAGAAACATAGTGGCGGCGCTCATGGGGCCGTCGGGGTGCGGCAAGACAACCCTCATACGATGCGTCAACAGGATGCACGAGCTCATTCCCGGTGCCACCGTGTCGGGGACCATGACCCTTGTCAATGATGACATCTACGCCATGCAGCCCATCATTCTCAGGAGAAAGGTGGGCATGGTCTTCCAGAAACCGAATCCTTTTCCGACGATGAGCATATACGAGAATGTCATAGCCGGCTACAAATTGAACGGCATACGCATGCCCCGGGGGGAGTTTGACGCCATCGTCGAGCAATCGCTCAAGAGAGCGGCTCTGTGGACGGAGGTCAAGGACACGCTCCACAGGAAGGGGACATTCCTGTCGGGCGGGCAGCAGCAGAGGCTGTGCATAGCCCGGGCACTGGCGATGAACCCCGAGATACTTCTCCTTGACGAGCCGACGTCGGCCCTTGACCCCAGGTCGACATCACAGATCGAAGAGCTTTTCGTGGAACTCAAGAGGAACGTCACCATGCTCCTCGTCACGCACAATATCGCGCAGGCCGCACGGGTCTCCGATCTCACCGCCTTCATCTATCTCGGCGAACTTGTGGAGTTCGGTCCCACGGAGAAGATGTTTACCGTGCCCAAGGACAAACGCACAGAGGAATACCTCACGGGAAAATTCGGATAG
- a CDS encoding SAM-dependent chlorinase/fluorinase produces MGAITLLTDFGTKDPYVGIMKGVILAISPGATVIDITHEVEPQDIREAAFLVSDCWMYFPPGTVHVVVVDPTVGGARRPVVLSTKGHYFVGPDNGVFTLLADDAANIHVIENRNFMLPTVSSTFHGRDIFSPAAARLSRGFEPYAFGRKITDPVLLDGIHPVADGRTLRGDVARFDRFGNAITNIKADALMSFVKDGPFEIRIGEHSFRALSKSYFEDDITCLEGSSGYIEFGVFRGDFRQRTEVRKGDPVTVTVP; encoded by the coding sequence ATGGGCGCCATCACGCTTCTCACCGATTTCGGAACGAAAGACCCCTACGTGGGCATCATGAAGGGGGTTATTCTTGCCATCAGTCCCGGCGCCACCGTCATTGACATAACCCACGAGGTGGAGCCCCAGGACATACGCGAAGCCGCCTTCCTCGTCAGTGACTGCTGGATGTATTTCCCGCCAGGGACGGTCCATGTCGTCGTCGTCGACCCTACCGTAGGCGGTGCGAGAAGACCCGTCGTCCTGTCGACGAAGGGCCATTATTTCGTCGGGCCCGACAACGGTGTATTCACGCTCCTTGCGGACGATGCCGCAAATATCCACGTCATCGAGAATCGCAATTTCATGCTTCCCACGGTAAGCTCCACCTTCCACGGCAGGGACATCTTTTCCCCTGCGGCGGCCCGCTTGTCCCGCGGCTTCGAACCTTATGCCTTCGGAAGGAAGATAACAGATCCCGTTCTTCTCGACGGCATTCATCCCGTCGCCGACGGCAGGACGCTCAGGGGTGACGTGGCGCGCTTCGACCGCTTCGGCAACGCCATCACGAACATAAAGGCCGACGCCCTCATGTCCTTCGTCAAGGATGGCCCCTTCGAGATAAGGATCGGCGAGCATTCCTTCCGGGCCCTGAGCAAGAGCTACTTCGAGGACGACATCACCTGCCTCGAGGGCAGTTCCGGTTACATAGAATTCGGGGTTTTTAGGGGGGATTTCAGGCAGAGAACGGAGGTAAGGAAAGGGGACCCGGTAACGGTCACTGTTCCATGA
- the pstS gene encoding phosphate ABC transporter substrate-binding protein PstS, translated as MSGIFSRALSLTAIIFVLVCFATPASSSDMELLGAGATFPQPLYSKMFDAYNQQYKVKINYQGIGSGGGINQLVKKTVDFGGTDAFMRAKELQAAGAPVLHIPTCLGAVVVTYNLPGNPRLNFTPDAVAGIFLGKITKWNDPRIASANPGVKLPDLSISAVHRADGSGTTYIFSEYLTKVSKEWKEKIGTGKSLNWPAAQIGQKGNPGVAGYVKQTPGAVGYVELLYAIQNKMPYGSVKNRSGKFIEPTLKSVSAAANVKIPDDTNVSLTDTAAAAGYPISGFTWLIFYKEQNYGGKAKDRAETLAKLLLWMVGDGQRYVEPLQYAPLSKDAAAKANRLVRSMTYNGAPLVK; from the coding sequence ATGTCTGGCATTTTTTCAAGAGCCTTATCCTTGACGGCTATCATCTTTGTTCTTGTGTGCTTTGCGACTCCCGCATCATCTTCCGACATGGAGCTTCTCGGTGCCGGGGCCACGTTCCCCCAGCCGCTGTACTCGAAGATGTTCGACGCCTATAACCAGCAGTACAAGGTCAAGATCAACTACCAGGGCATCGGTTCGGGCGGAGGGATCAATCAGCTTGTCAAAAAGACCGTCGACTTCGGCGGCACCGACGCATTCATGAGGGCGAAGGAACTGCAGGCCGCCGGAGCGCCGGTCCTGCATATCCCCACCTGCCTGGGTGCGGTGGTCGTTACCTATAACCTGCCCGGCAACCCCAGACTCAATTTCACCCCCGATGCCGTGGCGGGAATATTTCTCGGCAAGATCACGAAATGGAATGACCCGAGGATAGCCTCCGCCAACCCCGGGGTAAAGCTTCCCGATCTATCCATCAGCGCCGTGCACCGTGCCGACGGAAGCGGCACCACCTATATCTTCAGCGAATACCTCACGAAGGTGAGCAAGGAATGGAAGGAGAAGATCGGCACCGGAAAATCCCTCAACTGGCCCGCCGCGCAGATCGGCCAGAAGGGGAACCCTGGTGTTGCAGGATACGTGAAGCAGACGCCGGGTGCGGTCGGATACGTGGAACTCCTTTACGCCATCCAGAACAAGATGCCCTACGGCAGCGTGAAGAACAGGTCGGGCAAGTTCATCGAGCCCACGCTCAAGTCGGTGAGCGCCGCCGCAAATGTAAAGATCCCCGACGATACGAATGTATCCTTGACCGATACCGCAGCGGCCGCCGGGTATCCCATCAGCGGCTTTACCTGGCTTATCTTCTACAAGGAACAGAACTACGGCGGGAAGGCAAAGGACCGTGCGGAAACCCTGGCGAAACTGCTTTTATGGATGGTGGGCGACGGGCAGAGATACGTCGAGCCCCTTCAGTATGCACCACTGTCGAAAGACGCGGCCGCAAAGGCGAACAGGCTGGTCCGTTCCATGACCTACAATGGCGCTCCTCTCGTGAAATAG
- a CDS encoding SagB/ThcOx family dehydrogenase, with amino-acid sequence MIASCFLALSVAPGYGQAAVPGGQIKLPEPKYDGNVSVEKALKERRSLRVYKDSPLSVAEVSQVLFAAQGITESGRGLKTAPSARAQYFLTVYLFAGNVTGLKPGMYRYVPQGHSLVLVAEGDAKGRLYKAAGQSPIQKAPAALIIAGAQDRATNAGWMYLEAGHAAQNVYLQCVPLGLGTVVMAGFNAEAVGEAVNLPGGEKTLYIMPVGRK; translated from the coding sequence ATGATTGCCTCTTGTTTTCTGGCACTGTCAGTTGCGCCGGGGTACGGGCAGGCCGCAGTGCCGGGGGGTCAGATAAAGTTGCCGGAACCGAAATATGACGGGAATGTCTCCGTTGAGAAGGCATTGAAGGAGAGGCGGTCGCTGAGGGTCTACAAGGATTCTCCCCTGTCGGTGGCCGAGGTCTCCCAGGTGCTCTTCGCGGCCCAGGGCATAACGGAATCGGGGAGGGGATTGAAGACGGCCCCGTCGGCGCGCGCACAATACTTCCTTACCGTGTATCTTTTCGCCGGGAATGTTACAGGTCTCAAGCCCGGCATGTATCGCTATGTGCCCCAGGGCCACTCCCTCGTGCTCGTCGCGGAAGGGGACGCGAAAGGCAGGCTGTACAAGGCGGCGGGACAGTCACCCATACAGAAGGCGCCGGCGGCGCTTATCATCGCCGGGGCGCAGGACCGGGCAACGAATGCGGGGTGGATGTATCTCGAGGCGGGTCATGCCGCGCAGAACGTGTACCTGCAGTGCGTGCCCCTTGGCCTTGGAACGGTCGTCATGGCGGGTTTCAATGCTGAAGCGGTCGGCGAGGCCGTGAATCTGCCCGGCGGGGAGAAGACCCTTTATATAATGCCTGTGGGCAGGAAATAG
- the sixA gene encoding phosphohistidine phosphatase SixA, whose translation MLLYLVRHGEAKREDEDPERGLTDNGLRSARRMGEFLSFMDVGLDVIIHSAKKRAAQTVEVLAESLRPRTGITEEKGLAPNDDPAPWVVRINAMTEDTAIVGHLPFLDRLLGLLVLGDAGKTIMDFKTAGTVCLKPAGNGYWLIAWALSPEVIW comes from the coding sequence ATGTTGCTTTATCTTGTGCGCCACGGTGAGGCGAAGCGCGAGGACGAGGACCCCGAACGGGGTCTTACGGACAATGGCTTAAGGAGCGCCCGGAGGATGGGAGAGTTTCTTTCCTTCATGGACGTCGGGCTCGACGTCATAATCCACAGTGCGAAGAAGAGGGCCGCCCAGACGGTTGAGGTCCTTGCGGAGTCCTTAAGGCCCAGGACGGGCATCACAGAGGAGAAGGGCCTCGCCCCCAATGACGACCCGGCGCCATGGGTGGTGAGGATCAACGCCATGACGGAGGATACGGCCATCGTCGGCCACCTCCCCTTCCTCGACAGGCTGCTGGGCCTTCTCGTCCTCGGTGATGCGGGGAAGACCATCATGGATTTCAAGACGGCGGGAACGGTTTGCCTGAAACCGGCGGGAAACGGATACTGGCTCATCGCCTGGGCATTGAGCCCCGAGGTGATATGGTGA